A genome region from Eurosta solidaginis isolate ZX-2024a chromosome 2, ASM4086904v1, whole genome shotgun sequence includes the following:
- the LOC137240957 gene encoding adult cuticle protein 1 produces the protein MKFVITVVMLALAAGVHSAPSLLTAQIAPAVSYVTSSLHPGYLGLGHGYLGYGAPYSAWGPAAISAHGHYAGIPGISLAQGPAAHAPIAAPLAVAHDHGHGHGPGVYVAKTLGAVHTAPLAGHINSATSLNLAPAPGTH, from the exons ATGAAG TTCGTCATTACCGTAGTCATGTTGGCTCTTGCCGCTGGTGTACACTCCGCCCCATCTCTTCTAACAGCGCAAATTGCACCAGCTGTTTCGTATGTCACCTCATCTCTGCATCCGGGATATTTGGGACTTGGACATGGCTATTTGGGATATGGTGCACCTTATAGTGCATGGGGACCCGCCGCTATTAGTGCACATGGTCATTATGCTGGTATCCCCGGCATTTCGCTAGCTCAAGGACCAGCTGCACATGCACCCATTGCTGCTCCACTTGCTGTAGCGCATGATCATGGTCATGGTCATGGTCCGGGTGTTTATGTCGCAAAGACCCTCGGCGCTGTACACACTGCTCCATTGGCTGGACACATTAACTCGGCTACCTCTTTGAATTTGGCACCAGCACCAGGCACACATTAA